The Pseudomonas triclosanedens genome has a window encoding:
- a CDS encoding C39 family peptidase — MFEILLGSLLGLFGFTQAVDTKPQQQGTVNISQSLTPNGPFRESVQLEPMSQVQFRNVIRQAYDYSCGSAALTTLLDYYLGRNLEERQVMEGLIKYGEADKIVQRRGFSLLDMKRYAAALGYKSGGFRAEFSDLDSLEHPALVPIHYAGFKHFVVVRDVYNDHVFVADPALGNISFTRARFEDIWDQNVLFVIYPSGQEPKNALALKDTDLRLVDDRTVSLLAFREFPEMSKITQNQIGEAASNGDVQYIRRK, encoded by the coding sequence ATGTTCGAGATACTGCTGGGAAGTCTGCTGGGGCTGTTCGGTTTCACCCAGGCGGTGGATACCAAGCCGCAACAGCAAGGCACAGTGAATATCTCGCAGTCGCTCACGCCCAATGGGCCATTTCGCGAATCGGTACAGCTCGAACCGATGAGCCAGGTCCAGTTCCGCAATGTGATTCGCCAGGCCTACGACTACAGCTGTGGTTCGGCCGCGCTGACCACGCTGCTGGATTACTACCTGGGCCGCAATCTGGAAGAGCGCCAGGTCATGGAGGGCCTGATCAAGTACGGCGAGGCTGACAAGATCGTCCAGCGCCGTGGTTTCTCGCTTCTGGACATGAAGCGCTATGCCGCCGCGCTCGGCTACAAGAGTGGCGGCTTCCGTGCCGAGTTCTCCGACCTGGACTCGCTCGAACACCCGGCGCTGGTGCCGATCCACTATGCCGGCTTCAAGCATTTCGTCGTGGTCCGCGATGTCTACAACGACCACGTCTTCGTTGCCGATCCTGCCTTGGGCAACATCAGTTTCACCCGTGCCCGCTTCGAGGATATCTGGGACCAGAACGTACTGTTCGTGATCTATCCCAGCGGCCAGGAGCCGAAAAATGCCCTGGCTCTCAAGGACACCGACCTGCGCCTGGTGGACGATCGCACCGTCAGCCTGCTGGCGTTCCGGGAGTTCCCGGAGATGAGCAAAATCACCCAGAACCAGATCGGGGAGGCCGCCTCGAACGGCGATGTCCAGTACATACGCCGCAAATGA
- a CDS encoding helix-turn-helix transcriptional regulator has product MTTLTSLPQQPLPLLRTKLFPPRTDSDSLLPRRALIDRLYAARQQRVLVLSAPAGFGKSTALSLFRQRLQQDGARVAWLSCDEGDSEPQRLVQYLVASIRSVEEGFGANTSNLLQSDMTLPLEGIIDAFLSDLRRLDGPLYLFLDDFHQIRHPALAHGARYLIEHLPDNVRLVTSSRYRPRFLVDEPALAPLSFCLSGDDLRLTREETDTFLTELKGLPLSDAELKLLHKRTEGWITALHLAALALARHPDRAAFLKGLSGTERDLADYLAEDVLRSLPESLQQFLDQTSVLDEFCAELCNALTGRRDGLDMLMRLQNEQLFIIPLDDQREWFRYHHLFAEFLQGRLARHADPTPLLHAAARWCEGRDMADRAIKYALRARDYGFAADLLERQGSKLIAGNRVYGILGMLGSIPAEVIREHPVFQIFYAWQLAFEQKFAEAEALIEELSVRLLQGQGKVRNFGMAELLAVAQVLKALVLLYQDKLEACLKVARHWLALVPGNQPVFRASLSCIQAAAYALLGDYAEAANAIGVARDCLRMADSEYLQVVVSMIESLICKERGELERGRTIAESARSRVERVFGRRSRVGGPLSLAYADILYEQDRHAAILAELPLATTWRDVATPVELLSRGQLVMAKARFFAGESEQGLAQLDEWLVGLQSPGYERVYALAMSCKVQLLLWLRRPNEAERVCLQLARHLSGLNAERYADAQAALVMAEARLALSERHAERAQQRLEACLAGYTSPYQRDRRLRLSLLLSVAFWQKGNSEKAFALFAPTLEEAWNLGYRRLFQDDALWLLPLWEAWKVAEPKRAAAWQGVAEMLREQCRRLAVDPETFDENQDVSHREREILRLVAAGLSNRDIAQAVHLSEATIKWHLHNLFAKLGVRSRTQAVLKGKSLGLLSEA; this is encoded by the coding sequence ATGACGACCTTGACATCCCTGCCGCAGCAGCCATTGCCGCTGCTGCGGACCAAACTGTTCCCACCGCGTACCGACAGCGATTCACTGCTGCCGCGCCGGGCCCTGATCGATCGACTCTACGCTGCTCGCCAGCAGCGTGTGCTGGTGCTCAGCGCGCCAGCCGGGTTCGGCAAGAGTACAGCGCTCAGTCTGTTCCGCCAGCGCCTGCAACAGGACGGCGCACGGGTCGCCTGGCTGTCCTGCGACGAGGGCGATAGCGAGCCACAGCGCCTGGTGCAGTACCTGGTGGCGAGTATCCGCAGTGTCGAGGAAGGCTTCGGTGCCAATACCTCGAACCTGTTGCAGTCGGATATGACGCTGCCGCTGGAGGGCATCATCGATGCCTTCCTGTCCGATCTGCGTCGGCTGGACGGCCCGCTGTACCTGTTTCTCGATGACTTCCACCAGATCCGGCACCCGGCGCTGGCCCACGGCGCGCGCTACCTGATCGAACACCTGCCGGACAACGTTCGGCTGGTTACCAGCAGCCGCTACCGTCCGCGCTTTCTGGTGGACGAGCCGGCGCTCGCGCCGCTGAGCTTCTGCCTGAGCGGCGACGACCTGCGACTCACCCGCGAGGAAACCGACACCTTCCTCACCGAGCTCAAGGGCCTGCCGTTGAGCGACGCCGAACTGAAGTTGCTGCACAAGCGCACCGAGGGGTGGATCACCGCGTTGCACCTGGCGGCGCTTGCGCTGGCCCGTCACCCGGACCGGGCGGCGTTCCTCAAGGGTTTGTCCGGCACCGAGCGGGACCTGGCCGACTATCTGGCCGAGGATGTGCTGCGCAGCTTGCCCGAGTCGTTGCAGCAGTTCCTCGACCAGACCTCGGTGCTGGACGAGTTCTGCGCCGAGCTGTGCAACGCTCTGACCGGCCGCCGCGACGGCCTGGACATGTTGATGCGCTTGCAGAACGAGCAACTGTTCATCATCCCGCTGGACGACCAGCGCGAATGGTTCCGCTATCACCACCTGTTCGCCGAGTTTCTCCAGGGCCGCCTGGCCCGTCACGCCGACCCAACGCCGCTGCTGCATGCCGCGGCGCGCTGGTGCGAAGGGCGCGACATGGCCGACCGGGCGATCAAATATGCGCTACGTGCCCGCGACTATGGCTTCGCCGCCGACCTGCTGGAGCGCCAGGGCTCCAAGTTGATCGCCGGCAACCGCGTCTATGGCATTCTCGGCATGCTCGGCAGCATTCCCGCCGAGGTGATCCGCGAGCATCCGGTATTCCAGATTTTCTACGCCTGGCAGTTGGCCTTCGAACAGAAGTTCGCCGAGGCTGAAGCGTTGATCGAAGAACTCAGCGTCCGCCTGCTGCAAGGACAGGGCAAGGTTCGCAACTTCGGCATGGCCGAGCTGCTGGCCGTGGCGCAGGTGCTCAAGGCGCTGGTGCTGCTGTATCAGGACAAGCTCGAAGCCTGCCTGAAGGTGGCTCGTCACTGGCTGGCGCTGGTGCCGGGCAACCAGCCGGTATTCCGTGCCAGCCTGTCGTGCATCCAGGCGGCGGCTTACGCACTGCTAGGCGACTATGCCGAAGCGGCCAATGCCATCGGCGTCGCCCGTGACTGCTTGCGCATGGCCGACAGCGAGTATCTGCAGGTGGTGGTCAGCATGATCGAGTCGCTGATCTGCAAGGAGCGCGGCGAGTTGGAGCGCGGCCGCACCATCGCCGAAAGCGCGCGTAGCCGCGTCGAGCGGGTATTCGGCCGCCGCAGCCGGGTCGGCGGTCCGCTGTCGCTGGCCTATGCGGACATTCTCTACGAGCAGGACCGGCATGCCGCGATCCTCGCCGAACTGCCGCTGGCGACCACCTGGCGCGATGTCGCAACGCCGGTGGAGCTGCTCAGCCGGGGCCAGTTGGTGATGGCCAAGGCGCGCTTCTTCGCTGGGGAGTCCGAGCAAGGGCTTGCCCAGCTCGACGAATGGCTGGTTGGCCTGCAGTCGCCGGGGTACGAGCGCGTCTATGCGCTGGCCATGAGCTGCAAGGTCCAGTTGCTGCTGTGGCTGCGCCGGCCCAACGAGGCGGAACGTGTCTGCCTGCAACTGGCGCGGCATCTCTCCGGGCTAAACGCCGAGCGCTATGCCGATGCCCAGGCTGCGCTGGTGATGGCCGAGGCGCGGCTGGCGCTGTCCGAGCGGCACGCCGAGCGCGCCCAGCAGCGGCTGGAAGCCTGCCTGGCGGGTTATACCTCGCCTTATCAGCGCGACCGGCGGCTGCGTCTTTCGTTGTTACTTTCTGTGGCGTTTTGGCAGAAAGGTAACAGCGAAAAGGCTTTTGCCCTGTTCGCGCCGACGCTGGAAGAGGCGTGGAATCTGGGCTATCGCCGGCTGTTCCAGGACGATGCACTGTGGCTGCTGCCGCTCTGGGAAGCCTGGAAAGTTGCGGAGCCGAAGCGTGCCGCAGCCTGGCAAGGGGTGGCGGAAATGCTCCGCGAGCAATGCCGCAGGCTTGCCGTTGATCCCGAAACTTTCGATGAAAATCAGGATGTTAGTCATCGCGAACGGGAGATCCTGCGGTTGGTGGCGGCGGGCTTGTCGAACCGCGACATCGCGCAGGCAGTGCATCTGTCGGAGGCCACCATCAAGTGGCATCTGCACAATCTCTTCGCCAAGCTCGGGGTGCGCAGCAGGACCCAGGCAGTGCTCAAGGGCAAGAGCCTGGGATTGCTCAGCGAAGCCTGA
- a CDS encoding DUF6160 family protein codes for MKKIKQLVLASAVLATPFLAHADMKSLDDAALSGVTGQDGISIAGTFNAQIGKITYEDTDASGGSLVLDGIHLPSVTIADNAPLTVDVVTTSITPSGGGTAVATQQLQLGLPSITGNVKVDAVRVGETGASIGSLTVSNLNLAGSQVRIWGH; via the coding sequence ATGAAAAAAATCAAGCAACTGGTTCTTGCAAGCGCAGTTCTGGCCACTCCGTTCCTGGCACATGCCGACATGAAATCCCTGGATGACGCTGCACTGTCCGGTGTGACCGGCCAGGACGGCATCAGCATCGCTGGTACCTTCAACGCCCAGATTGGCAAGATCACCTATGAGGATACCGACGCCAGCGGCGGTTCCCTGGTGCTCGACGGCATCCACCTGCCAAGCGTAACCATCGCCGACAACGCTCCGCTGACCGTCGATGTGGTTACCACCAGCATCACTCCGAGCGGCGGCGGCACCGCTGTCGCTACTCAACAACTGCAACTGGGCCTGCCCAGCATCACCGGTAACGTGAAAGTGGACGCCGTACGTGTGGGCGAGACTGGCGCCAGCATCGGTTCGCTGACCGTTTCCAACCTGAACCTGGCCGGTTCCCAGGTTCGCATCTGGGGCCACTGA
- a CDS encoding outer membrane protein transport protein, which translates to MTMRISPLVLAMAGVSLGWTSLASAQLANDLTIGNPKAMAMANAVTADSTGIDAVHYNPAALTKLKGRQTAIKLITGVMDIRADFNAPANYGQSAFGITDDPVANESSRTLTPTMYLPGLGGMTDMPLLVAPLAGLSINPPGSKFTFATNVYAPQALGYSRDSDSDPARYQGRRVSLQRITYFSPSLGYQVNDDLSVGMSIGFSHQAMALDTDFRNPGLLTGLLQTLHDTTCVPGAQEIVELVFNVCGGRIGPYDSLANLKLDMQQTLSPSYNLGILWEPYDWFAWGATYQSESRMHLKGKYRVDYSQDWQGFWSGLQGSIFGAFLSPLFPYGTTDEEHGVATMNLVNPDSFSTGIKLRPFDKWQFNFDLKWTDYSDWNKFEIKFDQELDLLRIAKNFAPNGATDHSIILDRGYQDTWSYAMGVQYDVNDRLQLRAGYEYRPSAIPKDKADALVPIGDADLYGLGLGYQWDKDTVIDLGFNYFVSKQHIKEGTSCNLNCTGIDNLVYNPYAGLDVDTTVKAYIFAMTYRTTF; encoded by the coding sequence ATGACTATGCGCATTTCGCCGCTCGTGCTGGCGATGGCAGGGGTGAGTCTTGGCTGGACATCGCTGGCCAGCGCTCAACTGGCCAACGATCTGACCATCGGCAACCCCAAGGCGATGGCGATGGCCAACGCCGTCACCGCCGATTCCACCGGTATCGATGCGGTCCACTATAACCCGGCGGCGCTGACCAAGCTCAAGGGGCGGCAGACCGCGATCAAGCTGATCACCGGGGTGATGGATATCCGCGCCGATTTCAACGCGCCGGCGAACTACGGCCAGTCCGCGTTCGGTATCACCGACGATCCGGTGGCCAACGAAAGCAGCCGCACGCTGACCCCGACCATGTACCTGCCGGGTCTTGGCGGCATGACCGATATGCCGCTGCTGGTAGCGCCGCTGGCCGGGCTGTCGATCAATCCGCCGGGTTCCAAGTTCACCTTCGCCACCAACGTCTACGCACCGCAGGCGCTTGGCTACTCGCGGGACTCCGACAGCGACCCGGCGCGCTACCAGGGGCGGCGGGTCTCGTTGCAGCGCATCACCTACTTCTCGCCGTCGCTGGGCTACCAGGTCAACGATGACCTGTCGGTGGGCATGTCGATCGGCTTCTCGCACCAGGCGATGGCGCTGGATACCGACTTCCGCAACCCCGGCCTGCTGACCGGCTTGCTGCAGACTCTGCACGACACCACCTGCGTGCCTGGCGCGCAGGAGATCGTCGAGCTGGTATTCAACGTCTGCGGCGGTCGAATCGGGCCCTACGATTCGCTGGCGAACCTCAAGCTGGACATGCAGCAGACGCTGTCGCCGAGCTACAACCTTGGCATCCTCTGGGAGCCCTACGACTGGTTCGCCTGGGGCGCGACCTACCAGAGCGAATCGCGCATGCACCTCAAGGGCAAGTACCGGGTCGACTACAGCCAGGACTGGCAGGGCTTCTGGTCCGGCCTGCAGGGCTCGATCTTCGGCGCCTTCCTCAGCCCGCTGTTCCCGTACGGCACCACCGACGAAGAGCACGGCGTGGCGACGATGAACCTGGTCAACCCGGACAGCTTCTCCACCGGCATCAAGCTGCGTCCGTTCGACAAGTGGCAGTTCAACTTCGACCTGAAGTGGACCGACTACAGCGACTGGAACAAGTTCGAGATCAAGTTCGACCAGGAACTCGACCTGCTGCGCATCGCCAAGAACTTCGCCCCCAACGGCGCCACCGACCACAGCATCATCCTCGACCGCGGCTACCAGGACACCTGGAGCTACGCGATGGGCGTGCAGTACGACGTGAATGATCGCCTGCAACTGCGCGCCGGCTACGAGTACCGGCCTTCGGCGATTCCCAAGGACAAGGCCGACGCCCTGGTGCCGATCGGCGATGCCGACCTCTACGGCCTTGGCCTGGGCTATCAATGGGACAAGGACACCGTCATCGACCTGGGCTTCAACTACTTTGTCTCCAAGCAGCACATCAAGGAAGGCACCAGTTGCAACCTGAACTGCACCGGCATCGACAACCTGGTCTACAACCCCTACGCGGGGCTTGACGTCGATACCACGGTAAAGGCCTATATCTTCGCCATGACGTACCGGACGACTTTCTGA
- the pabB gene encoding aminodeoxychorismate synthase component I, which yields MPHCSIHPLPYQEDPGDRFALIHRAPGAVLLDAGRPVATRGRYDLLSAWPLAELAPTADESAKSFFARVRGALQSLGEVQAPEYLELPFVGGMIGYLAYDFGRRIERLAAPALDDLDLPDACLGLYAWALVTDHQVRSSQLVFHPALAHSERQRLITLFSEAPQTQPLAPFRLAAPFRPDLAHEQYRDALERVHRYILEGDCYQVNYTQRFRASCSGSPWLAYRALRKACPTPFAGYLALEEGAVLSLSPERFLQLHGRQVETRPIKGTRPRGATQEADRANADALLASEKDRAENLMIVDLLRNDLGRSCRPGSVKVPELFALETYPNVHHLVSSVSGELAPGKDALDLLEGSFPGGSITGAPKVRAMQIVDELEPTRRSIYCGSLLYLDVRGEMDSSITIRTLLVKDGQVSCWGGGGIVADSDWQEEYAESLTKVGVLLRTLESL from the coding sequence ATGCCTCACTGTTCCATACACCCTCTTCCCTATCAGGAAGACCCTGGTGACCGCTTCGCTCTGATCCACCGCGCACCCGGCGCCGTTCTGCTGGACGCCGGCCGCCCCGTTGCCACTCGTGGACGCTATGACCTTCTGAGCGCCTGGCCATTGGCAGAACTGGCGCCAACCGCCGACGAATCGGCCAAGAGCTTTTTCGCCCGAGTACGAGGCGCGTTGCAGAGCCTGGGCGAAGTTCAGGCTCCTGAATACCTGGAACTGCCATTCGTCGGAGGAATGATCGGGTATCTCGCCTATGATTTCGGTCGCCGCATCGAGCGCCTGGCCGCGCCCGCTCTCGACGACCTCGACCTGCCCGATGCCTGCCTCGGCCTCTATGCCTGGGCGCTGGTCACGGACCATCAGGTGCGCAGCAGCCAACTGGTCTTCCACCCGGCGCTTGCGCACAGCGAGCGGCAACGCCTGATTACCCTGTTCAGCGAGGCCCCGCAGACCCAGCCGCTAGCGCCTTTTCGTCTCGCCGCGCCGTTCCGCCCCGATCTCGCACACGAGCAATACCGCGACGCGCTGGAGCGCGTGCATCGGTACATCCTCGAAGGCGACTGCTACCAGGTGAACTATACCCAGCGCTTCCGCGCTTCCTGCAGCGGCTCGCCCTGGCTGGCCTACCGGGCACTGCGCAAGGCCTGCCCGACGCCCTTCGCCGGCTACCTGGCGCTGGAGGAAGGCGCGGTGCTGAGTCTGTCGCCGGAACGCTTCCTCCAGCTTCACGGGCGCCAGGTGGAAACCCGGCCGATCAAGGGCACCCGACCGCGCGGCGCCACGCAGGAGGCTGATCGGGCGAACGCCGATGCGCTACTGGCCAGCGAAAAGGACCGCGCCGAGAATCTGATGATCGTCGACCTGCTGCGCAATGACCTCGGTCGCAGTTGTCGCCCTGGCAGTGTGAAGGTGCCGGAACTGTTCGCCCTGGAGACTTACCCCAACGTCCATCACCTGGTCAGCAGCGTCAGCGGCGAGCTGGCGCCGGGCAAGGACGCCCTGGACCTGCTCGAAGGCAGCTTCCCCGGCGGCTCGATCACCGGCGCGCCCAAGGTGCGGGCCATGCAGATCGTCGACGAGCTGGAGCCGACCCGACGCAGCATCTATTGCGGCAGCCTGCTGTACCTGGATGTGCGCGGCGAGATGGACAGCTCAATCACCATCCGCACCCTGCTGGTCAAGGACGGCCAGGTCAGTTGCTGGGGGGGCGGCGGCATCGTCGCCGACTCGGACTGGCAGGAGGAGTACGCAGAGTCGCTGACCAAGGTAGGAGTGCTGCTGCGAACGCTGGAGAGCCTGTAA
- a CDS encoding LuxR C-terminal-related transcriptional regulator, translating to MDVVLEPAAGSLLRSRLTPPQVPADYLIRPRIQNALDRHPYASVLSFTAPAGFGKTTALAALARTRELQGYDVAWISLEAQDDDPGRFCLKLIQALSTAVPGTGEDALGYVQNTMRVPVVAVMESLLIDLSRDECRVLLVLDDLHLIGHPDVFAGLNRLVQYAPPGLTLALGSRSQPPLNLATWRAKGMLLEIGQDELRLSEDETREYLARDGLQLQEACLHSLHSQTEGWMAGVHLVSLWLRQQSGPPEDLKLLSSDKAAVGDYLLRVVFERLPVDIQDALLALAIANRLSGDLANTLTGRQDGQELLEHLDSMQLFLLPLDRDRQWYRFHQLFADFLRARLRERDPERFKQLHFNASLWFTNHHMPTLAIEHACLAEDPEMLAALVDGCGLELINRGQLYLISRWRKHVPDEIAERYPILVLSDVWTRAAELSLPEANRMIDELLALWSDHKGSGPMGDQYLSALAVKAVLALQKDDLEQCITLARKVESQLGQNSAFLEGAILLIAAFAQVVRGQADQARRLMGLAQQRNHFLDGRYLHMQLCTIEVVLALEQGQVKQAQMLIERVRQQAMPLFDKRSQALALPAIAEALTAYYRTELDGLEERLRWALGRVDVVNPIDLYAQGMQCLARIQRLQGRTKEALATLGLMQTLASRNHSWRFFAMAVGEEINLILQEPATDRCKRAEQRLKAIDWQKLASHYKQMPFNPVLWVQGISRVRLLQARGHFSEALHEITQLRGMLQPSWHGLQRLRLDLLAALSYQRLGYQERSHSLLGQCLVGAEREGVRSIFIEEGEGIRQLLQQLESTERQPALQAFIRGLLTVWPGQEARRSPEALEEGLTDREREVVCLAAQGLSNEEIGRQLSLALGTVKWHLHNIYEKLKVRNRTQAIRRARELSLL from the coding sequence GTGGATGTAGTGCTCGAACCCGCAGCCGGCAGCCTTCTGCGCTCCAGATTAACACCCCCCCAGGTGCCTGCTGATTATTTGATTCGTCCCCGGATCCAGAATGCTCTGGATCGTCATCCTTACGCCTCAGTCCTGTCTTTTACCGCGCCAGCCGGATTTGGCAAGACCACCGCGCTGGCGGCACTGGCCCGGACGCGTGAACTGCAAGGCTATGACGTTGCCTGGATTTCTCTCGAAGCCCAGGATGACGATCCGGGCCGTTTCTGCCTGAAGCTGATCCAGGCGCTGTCCACTGCGGTGCCCGGCACCGGTGAGGACGCGCTGGGGTATGTGCAGAACACCATGCGCGTGCCGGTGGTGGCGGTGATGGAAAGCCTGCTGATAGACCTGTCGCGCGACGAGTGCCGAGTCTTGCTGGTCTTGGACGACCTGCACCTGATCGGCCATCCCGATGTGTTCGCCGGCCTCAATCGCCTCGTGCAGTACGCGCCGCCCGGCCTCACCCTGGCCCTGGGCAGCCGCTCGCAACCGCCGCTGAACCTCGCCACCTGGCGCGCGAAGGGCATGCTCCTGGAAATCGGCCAGGATGAGCTGCGCCTGAGCGAAGACGAAACCCGCGAGTACCTTGCGCGCGATGGCCTGCAACTGCAGGAAGCCTGCCTGCACAGTCTGCACAGCCAGACCGAAGGCTGGATGGCCGGAGTGCACCTGGTCAGCCTTTGGCTGCGCCAGCAGTCGGGGCCGCCGGAAGATCTAAAGCTGCTCAGCAGCGACAAGGCGGCGGTGGGTGACTACCTGCTGCGCGTGGTGTTCGAGCGCCTGCCCGTCGACATCCAGGATGCGTTGCTGGCCCTGGCGATCGCCAACCGCCTGAGCGGCGACCTGGCCAACACCCTCACTGGCCGCCAGGACGGCCAGGAGCTGCTGGAACACCTGGACAGCATGCAGTTGTTCCTCCTGCCGCTGGACCGTGACCGCCAGTGGTATCGCTTCCACCAACTGTTCGCCGATTTTCTCCGCGCTCGCCTGCGCGAACGGGATCCGGAGCGTTTCAAGCAACTGCATTTCAATGCCAGCCTGTGGTTCACCAACCACCATATGCCGACTCTGGCTATCGAGCACGCCTGCCTGGCCGAAGATCCGGAGATGCTTGCCGCCCTGGTGGATGGATGTGGCCTGGAACTGATCAACCGCGGCCAGCTCTACCTGATTTCGCGCTGGCGCAAGCACGTGCCGGACGAAATCGCCGAGCGCTATCCGATCCTGGTGCTCAGCGATGTCTGGACCCGCGCCGCCGAGCTGAGCCTGCCCGAAGCCAACCGGATGATCGACGAGTTGCTGGCACTCTGGAGCGACCACAAGGGTAGTGGCCCGATGGGCGACCAGTATCTGTCGGCGCTGGCGGTGAAGGCCGTGCTGGCCTTGCAGAAGGATGATCTGGAACAGTGCATCACTCTGGCCCGCAAGGTGGAAAGCCAGTTGGGGCAGAACTCCGCATTCCTCGAAGGCGCGATCCTGCTTATCGCCGCGTTCGCCCAGGTGGTGCGCGGCCAGGCTGACCAGGCGCGGCGGCTGATGGGGCTGGCGCAGCAGCGCAATCACTTCCTCGATGGTCGCTACCTGCACATGCAGTTGTGCACCATCGAAGTGGTGCTGGCGCTGGAGCAGGGACAGGTCAAGCAGGCGCAGATGCTGATCGAGCGTGTTCGCCAGCAGGCCATGCCGTTGTTCGACAAGCGCTCCCAGGCATTGGCCCTGCCGGCCATTGCCGAGGCGCTGACCGCCTATTACCGGACCGAGCTCGACGGCCTGGAAGAGCGCCTGCGTTGGGCGCTGGGGCGCGTCGATGTGGTCAACCCGATCGATCTGTATGCCCAGGGCATGCAGTGTCTGGCACGTATTCAGCGCCTGCAGGGGCGTACCAAGGAGGCGCTGGCCACGCTGGGGTTGATGCAGACCCTTGCCTCGCGCAACCATTCCTGGCGCTTCTTCGCGATGGCAGTGGGCGAGGAGATCAACCTGATCCTGCAGGAACCCGCCACCGACCGCTGCAAGCGCGCCGAGCAACGGCTGAAGGCCATCGACTGGCAGAAACTCGCCAGCCACTACAAGCAGATGCCGTTCAATCCGGTGTTGTGGGTGCAGGGCATCAGCCGCGTACGCCTGTTGCAGGCGCGCGGTCACTTCAGCGAAGCGCTGCACGAGATCACCCAGCTACGCGGCATGTTGCAGCCGAGCTGGCATGGCTTGCAGCGTCTGCGCCTGGACCTGTTGGCGGCGCTCAGCTACCAGCGACTGGGCTATCAGGAGCGCTCCCACAGCCTGCTCGGACAATGCCTGGTCGGTGCCGAGCGGGAAGGGGTGCGGAGTATTTTCATCGAAGAAGGAGAAGGGATTCGCCAGTTGCTGCAGCAGCTTGAATCCACTGAACGACAACCGGCCTTGCAAGCGTTCATCCGCGGTCTGCTGACCGTCTGGCCGGGGCAGGAAGCACGCAGGTCGCCGGAAGCGCTGGAGGAAGGTCTGACCGACCGCGAGCGCGAAGTGGTATGCCTGGCCGCGCAGGGCCTCTCCAACGAGGAGATAGGCCGACAGCTATCGCTGGCGCTGGGCACCGTCAAATGGCACCTGCACAACATCTACGAGAAGCTGAAGGTGCGCAATCGGACCCAAGCGATTCGCCGCGCCCGTGAGCTGAGTCTGCTCTGA
- a CDS encoding transporter, with translation MDLKGFACVAALALLVSSAAVADDASSDDARDALAKKDTDADSAKALEEVFQAAEKSYTLLKKGERQLTYGFDYSLMRDTRIQAVRTGQNVYSVLAQSEAQHTFTNSFTFDYGIWDNLTFSMRLPFVAKYDTERDIHAYSLGDISATLRWQPWPSRRGRPVTTLYATLGLPTGDSPYDMDVAKDVSTGNGYYSLGGGANVSYVIDPVVLYGSLGYTYNMKVDNIHQNQYGEELEKVAPGDTINFAMGMAYALSYDVSLATSYQMAYSFKNKYYFSDRSVEAPEQTSAIMNFSLGLRTSPDYIVNVNAGFGLTEDSPDVLLGLSLPLDIQGLKAQ, from the coding sequence ATGGATTTGAAGGGGTTTGCGTGCGTTGCCGCTCTGGCCTTGCTGGTCAGCTCTGCCGCCGTGGCGGATGATGCGTCATCCGACGATGCTCGCGATGCGCTGGCGAAGAAGGACACCGATGCCGACAGCGCCAAGGCACTGGAGGAAGTGTTCCAGGCCGCCGAAAAGAGCTACACCCTGCTCAAGAAGGGCGAGCGTCAGCTCACCTACGGTTTCGACTACTCGCTGATGCGCGATACCCGCATCCAGGCCGTGCGCACCGGCCAGAACGTCTACAGCGTGCTGGCGCAGAGCGAGGCGCAGCATACGTTCACCAACTCCTTCACCTTCGACTACGGCATCTGGGACAACCTGACCTTCAGCATGCGCCTGCCGTTCGTGGCCAAGTACGACACCGAACGCGATATCCATGCCTACAGCCTGGGCGATATCTCCGCGACGTTGCGCTGGCAGCCGTGGCCGTCGCGCCGGGGCCGCCCGGTCACCACGCTCTACGCCACCCTCGGCCTGCCGACCGGCGACAGCCCCTACGACATGGACGTCGCCAAGGACGTCTCCACCGGCAACGGTTACTACAGCCTGGGCGGCGGCGCCAACGTGTCCTACGTGATCGACCCCGTGGTGCTCTACGGCTCCCTCGGTTACACCTACAACATGAAGGTGGACAACATTCACCAGAACCAGTACGGCGAAGAGCTGGAGAAAGTGGCCCCGGGCGATACGATCAACTTCGCGATGGGCATGGCGTACGCGCTGTCCTATGACGTCTCCCTGGCTACCTCGTACCAGATGGCCTACTCGTTCAAGAACAAGTACTACTTCTCCGACCGATCGGTGGAGGCGCCGGAGCAGACCAGCGCGATCATGAACTTCTCGCTGGGCTTGCGAACATCGCCCGACTACATCGTCAACGTGAACGCCGGTTTCGGTCTGACCGAAGACTCGCCGGATGTACTGCTGGGGCTGTCTCTTCCCCTGGATATCCAAGGCCTCAAAGCCCAGTAA